In Xanthomonas theicola, a single genomic region encodes these proteins:
- the lolD gene encoding lipoprotein-releasing ABC transporter ATP-binding protein LolD has protein sequence MHQSQRANAAIRAQALGKTYAEGKMRTPVFDGLDLAVAPGETVAIVGASGAGKSTLLHLLGGLDVPTAGEVYVAGQRMSALSDAARGQLRNRSLGFVYQFHHLLPEFTALENVMMPVLLGAAEVADANARARALLESVGLGHRLAHKPGELSGGERQRAAVARALVNRPACVLGDEPTGNLDEKTAANVFALMLELNRAHGTSLALVTHDRRLARKLDRVLELHQGKLRELAAADV, from the coding sequence ATGCACCAATCGCAGCGGGCGAATGCGGCGATCCGGGCCCAGGCGCTGGGCAAGACCTATGCCGAGGGCAAGATGCGCACGCCGGTGTTCGACGGGCTGGACCTGGCGGTGGCGCCGGGCGAGACCGTGGCCATCGTCGGCGCGTCCGGCGCCGGCAAGAGCACGCTGCTGCACCTGCTCGGCGGCCTCGACGTGCCCACCGCCGGCGAGGTGTACGTGGCCGGGCAGCGCATGTCGGCGCTGTCGGACGCGGCGCGCGGCCAGCTGCGCAACCGCTCGCTCGGCTTCGTCTACCAGTTCCATCACCTGCTGCCGGAATTCACCGCGTTGGAGAACGTGATGATGCCGGTGTTGCTCGGCGCCGCCGAGGTCGCCGACGCCAATGCGCGCGCGCGCGCATTGCTGGAGTCGGTGGGCTTGGGCCATCGCCTGGCGCACAAGCCCGGCGAGCTGTCCGGCGGCGAGCGCCAGCGCGCCGCGGTGGCGCGCGCGCTGGTCAATCGCCCGGCCTGCGTGCTCGGCGACGAGCCGACCGGCAACCTCGACGAGAAGACCGCGGCCAACGTGTTCGCGCTGATGCTGGAACTCAACCGCGCGCACGGCACCAGCCTGGCCCTGGTCACCCACGACCGCCGCCTGGCGCGCAAGCTCGACCGCGTGCTGGAACTGCACCAGGGCAAGCTGCGCGAACTGGCCGCCGCCGACGTGTAG
- a CDS encoding lipoprotein-releasing ABC transporter permease subunit, whose translation MFKPLPVAIGLRYLRAKRRNNFISFISMASILGIALGVTVLITTLAVMSGFQKEIRDRLLQMAAHATVSAQGAPMEDWQHAVDVATRDPRVAGAAPYVEEEALLTGQRNQPAIVRGILPGEEAKVSVLAQKMKQGSIDSLTPGSYNILLGQELALWLGVGVGDKVVVMLGEPQASPMGMVPRYKRFTVSGLFEAGYNEIDRGLAVTSMADLQRVLRMGDGVTGVRLKLHDMDLAWEVARDLALNLHGPYMVSDWTRENANLYQSLKMEKTVMGILLSLIIAMGAFNLVSSQVMLVTDKQADIAILRTLGLSPGGVMQVFMVQGTLIGVIGTVAGVIGGIVLTLNLERILAGIEALFNIKLLPEDVYYITGLPTDMQPRDVVVITIVALLMSFLATLYPAWRAARTQPAEALRYE comes from the coding sequence ATGTTCAAACCCTTACCCGTGGCCATCGGCCTGCGTTATCTGCGCGCCAAGCGCCGCAACAACTTCATCTCCTTCATCTCGATGGCCTCGATCCTCGGCATCGCCTTGGGCGTGACCGTGCTGATCACCACGCTGGCGGTGATGAGCGGCTTCCAGAAGGAGATCCGCGACCGCCTGCTGCAGATGGCCGCGCATGCCACGGTCAGCGCGCAGGGCGCGCCGATGGAGGACTGGCAGCACGCGGTGGACGTGGCCACACGCGATCCGCGCGTGGCCGGCGCCGCGCCATACGTGGAGGAAGAGGCGCTGCTCACCGGGCAGCGCAACCAGCCGGCGATCGTGCGCGGCATCCTGCCCGGCGAGGAGGCCAAGGTCTCGGTGCTGGCGCAGAAGATGAAGCAGGGCTCGATCGACAGCCTCACGCCCGGCTCCTACAACATCCTGCTCGGCCAGGAACTGGCGCTGTGGCTGGGCGTGGGCGTCGGCGACAAGGTCGTGGTGATGCTCGGCGAACCGCAGGCCAGCCCGATGGGCATGGTGCCGCGCTACAAGCGCTTCACCGTCAGCGGCCTCTTCGAGGCCGGCTACAACGAGATCGACCGCGGCCTGGCGGTGACCAGCATGGCGGACCTGCAGCGCGTGCTGCGGATGGGCGACGGCGTCACCGGCGTGCGCCTGAAGCTGCACGACATGGACCTGGCCTGGGAGGTGGCGCGCGACCTGGCGCTGAACCTGCACGGCCCGTACATGGTCAGCGACTGGACCCGCGAGAACGCCAACCTCTATCAGTCGCTGAAGATGGAAAAGACGGTGATGGGCATCCTGCTGTCGCTGATCATCGCGATGGGCGCGTTCAACCTGGTGTCCTCGCAGGTGATGCTGGTCACCGACAAGCAGGCCGACATCGCCATCCTGCGCACGCTGGGGTTGAGCCCGGGCGGGGTGATGCAGGTGTTCATGGTGCAGGGCACGCTGATCGGCGTGATCGGCACCGTCGCCGGGGTGATCGGCGGCATCGTGCTGACCCTGAACCTGGAGCGGATCCTGGCCGGCATCGAGGCGCTGTTCAACATCAAGCTGCTGCCGGAGGACGTGTACTACATCACCGGCCTGCCCACCGACATGCAGCCGCGCGACGTGGTGGTGATCACCATCGTCGCGCTGCTGATGAGCTTCCTGGCCACGCTGTATCCGGCCTGGCGCGCGGCGCGCACGCAACCGGCGGAGGCGCTGCGCTATGAATGA
- a CDS encoding succinate dehydrogenase assembly factor 2, which yields MDEATELKKLRWRCRRGMRELDQLFGRYLDRRWAQASEAERGVFLYLLDCEDDTLWRWFMGYEACPDARAADLIATIRAMPA from the coding sequence ATGGACGAAGCCACCGAACTGAAGAAGCTGCGCTGGCGCTGCCGGCGCGGCATGCGCGAGCTGGACCAGCTGTTCGGGCGCTACCTGGACCGGCGCTGGGCGCAGGCGTCCGAGGCCGAGCGCGGGGTTTTCCTATACCTGCTCGATTGCGAGGACGATACGTTGTGGCGCTGGTTCATGGGCTACGAGGCCTGTCCCGATGCACGCGCCGCCGACCTCATCGCCACCATCCGCGCCATGCCGGCTTGA
- a CDS encoding succinate dehydrogenase iron-sulfur subunit, protein MAEFTLPKNSKIGKGKHFAAKGAKNARTFKIYRWNPDDDSNPRTDTYEVDLDACGPMVLDALIKIKNEIDPTLTFRRSCREGICGSCAMNIDGTNTLACTKAIADCGKAEVPIYPLPHMSVIKDLVPDLTHFYAQYASIKPWIRTQTPPPPDRERLQSPEDRKKLDGLYECILCACCSTSCPSYWWNGERYLGPAILLQAYRWIIDSRDEDTGARLDDLEDPFKLYRCHTIMNCARTCPKGLNPALAIAEIKKLMMARRA, encoded by the coding sequence ATGGCAGAGTTCACCCTCCCCAAGAATTCCAAGATCGGCAAGGGCAAGCACTTCGCCGCCAAGGGCGCGAAGAACGCACGCACCTTCAAGATCTACCGCTGGAATCCGGACGACGACAGCAACCCGCGCACCGACACCTACGAGGTGGACCTGGACGCGTGCGGCCCGATGGTCCTGGACGCGCTGATCAAGATCAAGAACGAGATCGACCCGACCCTGACCTTCCGCCGTTCCTGCCGCGAAGGCATCTGCGGTTCGTGCGCGATGAACATCGACGGCACCAACACGCTGGCCTGCACCAAGGCGATCGCCGACTGCGGCAAGGCCGAAGTGCCGATCTATCCGCTGCCGCACATGAGCGTGATCAAGGACCTGGTGCCGGACCTGACCCACTTCTACGCGCAGTACGCCTCGATCAAGCCCTGGATCCGCACCCAGACCCCGCCGCCGCCGGACCGCGAGCGGCTGCAGTCGCCGGAAGACCGCAAGAAGCTCGACGGCCTGTACGAGTGCATCCTGTGCGCGTGCTGCTCGACCAGCTGCCCGAGCTACTGGTGGAACGGCGAGCGCTACCTGGGTCCGGCGATCCTGCTGCAGGCCTACCGCTGGATCATCGACTCGCGCGACGAGGATACCGGTGCGCGCCTGGACGATCTGGAAGATCCGTTCAAGCTGTACCGCTGCCACACCATCATGAACTGCGCGCGGACCTGCCCGAAGGGACTGAACCCGGCGCTGGCCATCGCCGAGATCAAGAAGCTGATGATGGCGCGCCGCGCCTGA
- the sdhA gene encoding succinate dehydrogenase flavoprotein subunit — MSAYKITEHKYDMVVVGAGGAGLRATFGLAAKGLQTVCLTKVFPTRSHTVAAQGGISAALGNMGEDDWRYHFYDTIKGSDWLGDQDAIEYMCREAIPAIIELEHYGVPFSRTEDGKIYQRPFGGMTTKYGEGPSAQRTCAAADRTGHAMLHTLYQQSLAHNARFMIEYFALDLIFDEEGVCRGVLALDMAEGSLHLFRAHGVVLATGGYGRAYFSATSAHTCTGDGGGLVMRAGLPMQDMEFVQFHPTGIYGAGCLITEGVRGEGGILRNSDGERFMERYAPHYKDLASRDVVSRSMTVEIREGRGVGEHKDHILLDLTHLGPEVINEKLPGIAESAHIFAGVDVAKQPIPVIPTVHYNMGGIPTNYHGEVVRKDGDNPDSVVPGLYAIGEAACVSVHGANRLGSNSLLDLVVFGRAVANRCAETIKTGAPHKTLPGDACDKALGLLDKLRHSDGGTPTSVIRDKMQRTMQSDAAVFRTSKTLKEGVDKMAEIYATFEDVKVSDRSLVWNSDLIETYELNNLLLNAVATINSAEQRKESRGAHAHEDFPDRDDVDWQKHTLVSVDDKGQCGFDYRPVHMYTLSKDVDVVPPKPRVY, encoded by the coding sequence ATGTCCGCTTACAAGATCACTGAACACAAGTACGACATGGTCGTGGTCGGCGCCGGCGGCGCCGGCCTGCGCGCCACGTTCGGCCTGGCCGCCAAGGGCCTGCAGACGGTCTGCCTGACCAAGGTCTTCCCGACCCGTTCGCACACCGTGGCCGCGCAGGGCGGCATCTCCGCCGCGCTCGGCAACATGGGCGAGGATGACTGGCGCTACCACTTCTACGACACCATCAAGGGTTCGGACTGGCTGGGCGACCAGGACGCGATCGAATACATGTGCCGCGAGGCGATCCCGGCGATCATCGAGCTGGAGCACTACGGCGTGCCGTTCAGCCGCACCGAGGACGGCAAGATCTATCAACGTCCGTTCGGCGGCATGACCACCAAGTACGGCGAAGGCCCGTCCGCGCAGCGCACCTGCGCCGCCGCCGACCGCACCGGCCACGCCATGCTGCACACGCTGTACCAGCAGTCGCTGGCGCACAACGCGCGCTTCATGATCGAGTACTTCGCGCTCGACCTGATCTTCGACGAGGAAGGCGTGTGCCGCGGCGTGCTCGCGCTGGACATGGCCGAAGGCTCGCTGCACCTGTTCCGTGCCCACGGCGTGGTGCTGGCCACCGGCGGCTACGGCCGCGCCTACTTCAGCGCCACCTCCGCGCACACCTGCACCGGCGACGGCGGCGGCCTGGTGATGCGTGCCGGCCTGCCGATGCAGGACATGGAGTTCGTGCAGTTCCATCCCACCGGCATCTACGGCGCCGGCTGCCTGATCACCGAGGGCGTGCGCGGCGAAGGCGGCATCCTGCGCAACAGCGACGGCGAGCGCTTCATGGAGCGCTACGCGCCGCACTACAAGGACCTGGCCTCGCGCGACGTGGTGTCGCGTTCGATGACCGTGGAGATCCGCGAGGGCCGCGGCGTCGGCGAGCACAAGGACCACATCCTGCTCGACCTGACCCATCTCGGCCCGGAAGTGATCAACGAAAAGCTGCCCGGCATCGCCGAGAGCGCGCACATCTTCGCCGGCGTCGACGTGGCCAAGCAGCCGATTCCGGTGATCCCGACCGTGCACTACAACATGGGCGGCATCCCGACCAACTACCACGGCGAAGTGGTGCGCAAGGACGGCGACAACCCCGACTCGGTGGTGCCCGGCCTGTACGCGATCGGCGAAGCGGCCTGCGTCTCGGTGCACGGCGCCAACCGCCTGGGTTCCAACTCGCTGCTGGACCTGGTGGTGTTCGGCCGCGCGGTGGCCAACCGCTGCGCCGAGACCATCAAGACCGGCGCGCCGCACAAGACCCTGCCGGGCGATGCCTGCGACAAGGCGCTGGGCCTGCTCGACAAGCTGCGCCATTCCGATGGCGGCACCCCGACCTCGGTGATCCGCGACAAGATGCAGCGCACCATGCAGTCCGACGCGGCGGTGTTCCGCACCAGCAAGACGCTGAAGGAAGGCGTGGACAAGATGGCCGAGATCTACGCCACCTTCGAGGACGTGAAGGTGTCCGACCGTTCGCTGGTGTGGAATTCGGACCTGATCGAGACCTACGAGCTGAACAACCTGCTGCTCAACGCGGTGGCGACGATCAACTCGGCCGAACAGCGCAAGGAAAGCCGCGGCGCGCATGCGCACGAGGATTTCCCGGACCGCGACGACGTCGACTGGCAGAAGCACACCCTGGTCAGCGTCGACGACAAGGGCCAGTGCGGCTTCGACTACCGCCCGGTGCACATGTACACGCTCAGCAAGGACGTCGACGTGGTGCCGCCGAAACCGCGCGTCTACTGA
- the sdhD gene encoding succinate dehydrogenase, hydrophobic membrane anchor protein, which yields MSRYRTPLKNVRGLGAAKSGTEHFVLQRLTATALVGLTIWFLVFLLSLLGADYVSATEAVAKPWNAVLLVGFLVAMFWHAQIGLQVILEDYVHNSLLALALQTTVKFVAVLGAIVGVFAVARIALGSA from the coding sequence ATGAGCCGCTATCGCACCCCGTTGAAGAACGTGCGCGGCCTGGGCGCCGCCAAGTCCGGCACCGAGCACTTCGTGCTGCAGCGGCTCACCGCCACCGCACTGGTCGGCCTGACCATCTGGTTCCTGGTGTTCTTGCTGAGCCTGCTCGGCGCCGACTACGTCAGCGCAACCGAGGCGGTGGCCAAGCCGTGGAACGCGGTGCTGCTGGTCGGCTTCCTGGTCGCGATGTTCTGGCATGCGCAGATCGGCCTGCAGGTGATCCTCGAAGACTACGTGCACAACTCGTTGCTGGCCCTGGCGCTGCAGACCACGGTGAAGTTCGTCGCCGTGCTCGGTGCGATCGTCGGTGTATTCGCGGTCGCCCGCATCGCGCTGGGCAGCGCCTGA
- the sdhC gene encoding succinate dehydrogenase, cytochrome b556 subunit, giving the protein MATRERPLSPHLQVYRWQIQMAASILHRATGIVLSVGALVIAAALLVLMLGPASWNCFRDMAGAWYGQLFLFAWSWAFAYHLCNGLRHIVQDFGHGFSIPAFVRSSWLSVIGSLVIVALIWAYVLTGAAA; this is encoded by the coding sequence ATGGCTACGCGCGAACGTCCCCTGTCCCCTCATCTGCAGGTCTATCGCTGGCAGATCCAGATGGCCGCCTCGATCCTGCATCGAGCCACCGGCATCGTCCTGTCGGTCGGCGCCCTGGTCATCGCCGCCGCGCTGCTGGTGCTGATGCTCGGCCCGGCCTCCTGGAACTGCTTCCGCGACATGGCCGGCGCCTGGTACGGCCAACTGTTCCTGTTCGCCTGGAGCTGGGCCTTCGCCTACCACCTGTGCAATGGCCTGCGCCACATCGTGCAGGACTTCGGCCATGGCTTCAGCATTCCCGCCTTCGTGCGCAGCAGCTGGCTGTCGGTGATCGGCAGCCTGGTCATCGTCGCGCTGATCTGGGCCTACGTGCTGACCGGAGCCGCCGCATGA
- a CDS encoding DUF1674 domain-containing protein has translation MIGQPTPTPEPDPETQRPTQENIPEAAPAPREIGGRGGLEPTRYGDWEKNGRCIDF, from the coding sequence ATGATAGGACAACCAACCCCCACACCCGAGCCCGATCCCGAAACGCAGCGGCCCACCCAGGAGAACATTCCGGAAGCGGCGCCTGCGCCGCGGGAAATCGGCGGCCGCGGCGGCCTCGAGCCGACGCGCTACGGCGACTGGGAGAAAAACGGACGCTGCATCGATTTTTGA
- a CDS encoding YgfZ/GcvT domain-containing protein, with product MPDNLNLTSDGFSALPDLHYVGVSGADAVAFAQAQFANDVQALRNGHWQWNAWLSAKGRVLALFALLRRADDDLLLLLPDGGAADLAAALNRFVFRRKVRIAAREDLRACARLAAPAQAHGAALAQCDDGAIELDIGGDGLPRTLRLVPTAQASHVADDPVFAGAWRQADLRLGLARLEASQREQWTPQQLALDRLHAFSVKKGCYPGQEIVARTHFLGKAKRALQLLAVDGAADAEVGAQVLRDGQALGSVVSVAGMLALAVLPLEDAPPTALCIGAQRAQWQPLHPGLAR from the coding sequence GTGCCTGACAACCTGAATCTCACTTCCGACGGTTTTTCCGCGCTGCCAGACCTGCACTACGTGGGCGTGAGCGGCGCGGATGCGGTTGCCTTCGCCCAGGCGCAGTTCGCCAACGACGTGCAGGCGCTGCGCAACGGCCACTGGCAATGGAACGCCTGGCTGAGCGCGAAAGGACGGGTGCTGGCGCTGTTCGCGCTGCTGCGCCGCGCCGACGACGACCTGCTGTTGCTGCTGCCCGACGGCGGCGCCGCGGACCTGGCCGCGGCGCTGAACCGCTTCGTGTTCCGGCGCAAGGTACGCATCGCCGCGCGCGAGGACCTGCGCGCCTGCGCGCGCCTGGCCGCGCCCGCGCAGGCGCACGGCGCGGCACTGGCGCAGTGCGACGATGGCGCGATCGAGCTGGACATTGGCGGCGACGGCCTGCCGCGCACGCTGCGGCTGGTGCCGACGGCGCAGGCCAGCCACGTCGCCGACGACCCGGTCTTCGCCGGCGCCTGGCGGCAGGCCGACCTGCGCCTGGGCCTGGCCCGGCTCGAAGCCAGCCAGCGCGAGCAATGGACCCCGCAGCAGCTGGCGCTGGACCGGCTGCATGCCTTCAGCGTGAAGAAGGGCTGCTATCCGGGCCAGGAGATCGTCGCCCGCACCCATTTCCTGGGCAAGGCCAAGCGCGCGCTGCAACTGCTGGCGGTGGACGGCGCGGCCGACGCCGAGGTCGGCGCGCAGGTGCTGCGCGATGGACAGGCGCTGGGCAGCGTGGTCAGCGTCGCCGGCATGCTGGCGCTGGCGGTGCTGCCGCTGGAGGACGCGCCGCCGACCGCGCTGTGCATCGGCGCGCAGCGCGCGCAGTGGCAGCCGCTGCACCCAGGCCTGGCGCGCTGA
- a CDS encoding ABC transporter ATP-binding protein, producing the protein MANVQLDDIRKVYDNGQVAVHGASFEVADGELMVLVGPSGCGKSTLLRMIAGLEEISGGELRIGGRVVNDVAPKDRDIAMVFQSYALYPHMTVAENLAFGLTLRGETKEVIARRVAAAAQTLGLTPMLGKLPRAMSGGQRQRVALGRALVREPAVFLLDEPLSNLDAKLRHSVRTEIAQLHRKLGTTMIYVTHDQVEAMTLGQRIVVLKDGLIQQIDTPMALYDRPANLFVAGFLGSPAMNVLQGRLLEDGGLQLQMADGGRVPLHGARLAPQWLGRPLAIGVRPEHLQPSADGQGGFEATIEVIEPVGNEIFVNLSHGSQPLVMRVSPRALPGLGERLRVAVRGEALHFFDPESGERLSAA; encoded by the coding sequence ATGGCGAACGTACAACTGGACGACATCCGCAAGGTCTACGACAACGGCCAGGTCGCCGTGCACGGGGCCAGCTTCGAAGTGGCCGATGGCGAACTGATGGTGCTGGTCGGGCCCTCGGGCTGCGGCAAGTCCACCCTGTTGCGGATGATCGCGGGGCTGGAGGAGATCAGCGGCGGCGAGTTGCGCATCGGCGGGCGCGTGGTCAACGACGTGGCGCCGAAGGATCGCGACATCGCGATGGTGTTCCAGAGTTACGCGCTGTACCCGCACATGACCGTGGCCGAGAACCTGGCGTTCGGGCTGACGCTGCGCGGCGAGACCAAGGAGGTCATCGCGCGTCGCGTCGCCGCCGCTGCCCAGACGCTGGGCCTGACCCCGATGCTGGGCAAACTGCCGCGGGCGATGTCCGGCGGCCAGCGCCAGCGCGTGGCGCTGGGCCGCGCGCTGGTGCGTGAGCCGGCGGTGTTCCTGCTCGACGAGCCGCTGTCCAACCTGGACGCCAAGCTGCGCCACTCGGTACGCACCGAGATCGCGCAGCTGCACCGCAAGCTCGGCACCACCATGATCTACGTGACCCACGATCAGGTCGAGGCGATGACCCTGGGCCAGCGCATCGTCGTGCTCAAGGACGGGCTGATCCAGCAGATCGACACGCCGATGGCGCTGTACGACCGCCCGGCCAACCTATTCGTGGCCGGCTTCCTCGGCAGCCCGGCGATGAACGTGCTGCAGGGGCGGTTGTTGGAGGACGGCGGCCTGCAGCTGCAGATGGCCGACGGCGGCCGCGTGCCGCTGCACGGCGCCCGGCTCGCGCCGCAGTGGCTGGGCCGGCCGCTGGCGATCGGCGTGCGCCCGGAGCACCTGCAGCCCAGCGCGGACGGGCAGGGCGGGTTCGAGGCGACCATCGAGGTGATCGAGCCGGTCGGCAACGAGATCTTCGTCAACCTCAGCCACGGCAGCCAGCCGCTGGTGATGCGGGTGTCGCCGCGCGCGTTGCCGGGCCTGGGCGAACGCCTGCGCGTGGCGGTGCGCGGCGAGGCGCTGCATTTCTTCGACCCGGAGAGCGGCGAGCGCCTGTCGGCCGCCTGA
- the zwf gene encoding glucose-6-phosphate dehydrogenase: protein MSPETENRSMHDTFLLFGATGDLAQRYLFPSLLRMLDDGLLPEDVRIRALALSPHDTAKFHEILKPRLQAAMPKVSDAIIQALLARVDYRAVDLRNAESVADAVRELAARKCVSYLAIPPGLYISTCQGLALGGALAAPNRLMLEKPIGHDSASARAILQAIGALIDEDRVFRLDHYLGKAAVQNLIALRFGNTLLEAVWNRNYIESVEILVAESEGVDGRDAYYARSGALRDMVQSHILQLLCLVAMEPPASLEADRIRDEKVKVLRALRPLQAAHAARDSVRGRYTAGAIDGQPAQAYQPPEGSDVETFVGVTAYLDNWRWAGVPFRLCTGKRLAERTTRIVVTLKPVTHWLFERPDAQHVAPNRLTFQLQPQENIELGLMSSLAGPEWGALELQPLELELSVPTGLHRRIAYERLMLDALNGNHALFVRDDEVRAAWAWIDSVSDAWAQAQLPLLPYPAGSWGPQEAERYVSADDAGAVQRGAP from the coding sequence ATGTCACCCGAAACCGAAAACCGGTCGATGCACGATACCTTCCTGCTGTTCGGCGCCACCGGCGATCTGGCCCAGCGCTATCTGTTCCCGTCGCTGCTGCGCATGCTCGACGACGGCTTGCTGCCGGAAGACGTCCGCATCCGCGCGCTGGCGCTGTCGCCGCACGACACCGCCAAGTTCCACGAGATCCTCAAGCCGCGGCTGCAGGCGGCGATGCCGAAGGTCAGCGACGCGATCATCCAGGCGCTGCTGGCGCGCGTCGACTACCGCGCGGTGGACCTGCGCAATGCCGAATCGGTGGCCGATGCGGTGCGCGAACTGGCCGCGCGCAAGTGCGTCAGCTACCTGGCGATCCCGCCGGGCCTTTACATCAGCACCTGCCAGGGCCTGGCCCTGGGCGGCGCGCTGGCCGCGCCGAACCGGCTGATGCTGGAGAAACCGATCGGCCACGACTCGGCCAGCGCGCGCGCGATCCTGCAGGCGATCGGCGCGCTGATCGACGAGGACCGCGTGTTCCGCCTGGACCACTACCTGGGCAAGGCGGCGGTGCAGAACCTGATTGCGCTGCGCTTCGGCAACACGCTGCTGGAGGCGGTGTGGAACCGCAACTACATCGAATCGGTGGAGATCCTGGTCGCCGAGAGCGAGGGCGTGGACGGCCGCGACGCCTATTACGCCCGTTCCGGCGCGCTGCGCGACATGGTCCAGAGCCATATCCTGCAACTGCTGTGCCTGGTGGCGATGGAGCCGCCGGCCTCGCTGGAAGCGGACCGCATCCGCGACGAGAAAGTCAAGGTGCTGCGCGCGCTGCGTCCGCTGCAGGCCGCGCACGCCGCGCGCGACAGCGTGCGCGGGCGCTACACCGCCGGCGCCATCGACGGCCAGCCGGCCCAGGCCTACCAGCCGCCGGAAGGCAGCGACGTGGAGACCTTCGTCGGCGTCACCGCCTACCTCGACAACTGGCGCTGGGCCGGGGTGCCGTTCCGGCTGTGCACCGGCAAGCGCCTGGCCGAGCGCACCACCCGCATCGTGGTCACGCTCAAGCCGGTCACCCACTGGCTGTTCGAGCGCCCGGACGCGCAACACGTGGCGCCGAACCGGCTGACCTTCCAGCTGCAGCCGCAGGAGAACATCGAACTGGGCCTGATGAGCAGCCTGGCCGGCCCGGAATGGGGCGCGCTGGAACTGCAGCCGCTGGAACTGGAACTGTCGGTCCCGACCGGCCTGCACCGCCGCATCGCCTACGAACGCCTGATGCTCGATGCGCTCAACGGCAACCACGCCTTGTTCGTGCGCGACGACGAAGTGCGCGCGGCCTGGGCCTGGATCGACAGCGTCAGCGACGCCTGGGCGCAGGCGCAACTGCCGCTGCTGCCCTACCCGGCCGGCAGTTGGGGGCCACAGGAAGCCGAGCGCTACGTGTCCGCCGACGACGCCGGCGCCGTGCAGCGGGGCGCGCCATGA
- the glk gene encoding glucokinase, translated as MSAPQRPVLVADIGGTNARFALADLDASTPLLDDSTQTYSVVEFPSLGDAARHYLQQTGVEARSGVFAVAGRVDGDEARITNHPWVISRSRTRAMLGFGELRLINDFAAQAMAISLLRPQDVVQVGGATWQPAPVAQPRNYAVIGPGTGLGVGGLLIRGGRCYPLETEGGHVSFPPGTPEEIRILELLSQQFGRVSNERLICGPGLVNIHRALSEMAGEDPGPLQPADITARAAQGDYRAMRTIDVFCAVFGAIAGDLVLVQGAWNGVFLTGGLVPKMLDALQHSGFRQRFEHKGRFSSIMAQVPSLAVIHPRPGLLGAAAYAVDAERQSPGVVA; from the coding sequence ATGAGCGCGCCGCAACGGCCGGTGCTGGTCGCCGACATCGGCGGCACCAATGCGCGTTTCGCGCTCGCCGACCTCGACGCGTCGACGCCCCTGCTCGACGACAGCACCCAGACCTACTCGGTGGTGGAGTTCCCGTCGCTGGGCGACGCGGCGCGCCACTACCTGCAGCAGACCGGGGTGGAGGCGCGCAGCGGGGTGTTCGCCGTGGCCGGGCGGGTGGACGGCGACGAGGCGCGGATCACCAACCATCCGTGGGTGATCTCGCGCTCGCGCACCCGCGCCATGCTCGGCTTCGGGGAACTGCGCCTGATCAACGACTTCGCCGCGCAGGCAATGGCGATCAGCCTGCTGCGGCCGCAGGACGTGGTCCAGGTCGGCGGCGCGACCTGGCAGCCGGCGCCGGTCGCGCAACCGCGCAACTACGCGGTGATCGGCCCCGGCACCGGCCTGGGCGTGGGCGGGCTGCTGATCCGCGGCGGCCGCTGCTATCCGCTGGAAACCGAGGGCGGCCACGTCAGCTTCCCGCCGGGCACGCCCGAGGAGATCCGCATCCTGGAACTGCTGTCGCAGCAGTTCGGCCGCGTGTCCAACGAGCGCCTGATCTGCGGGCCCGGCCTGGTCAACATCCACCGCGCGCTCAGCGAGATGGCCGGCGAGGACCCTGGCCCGCTGCAGCCAGCGGACATCACCGCGCGCGCCGCGCAGGGCGACTACCGCGCGATGCGCACCATCGACGTGTTCTGCGCGGTGTTCGGCGCCATCGCAGGCGACCTGGTGCTGGTGCAGGGCGCCTGGAACGGCGTGTTCCTGACCGGCGGCCTGGTGCCGAAGATGCTCGACGCGCTGCAGCACTCCGGCTTCCGCCAGCGCTTCGAGCACAAGGGCCGCTTTTCGTCGATCATGGCGCAGGTGCCGTCGCTGGCGGTGATCCACCCCCGTCCCGGCCTGCTCGGCGCCGCGGCCTACGCAGTCGATGCCGAACGGCAATCCCCAGGAGTCGTCGCATGA